The Mycobacteriales bacterium genomic sequence CCCGGGCCGTCGTTGCCGGCCGAGGTGGACACGAACACGCCGGCCTGGGCCGCGCCGAAGAACGCCAGCTCGACCGCGTCGACCGAGCTGGTCAGGCTGCCGGAGATGGAGAAGTTGATGACGTCGGCACCGTCGGTGGTCGCGTCCTCGATCGCCTGCACGGAGTCGGAGGTGAAGCAGCCCGCCTCGGGCTCGCCCCGGCCCCAGCAGATCTTGTAGATCGACAGCCGCGCGTTCGGCGCCATGCCGCTGGCGTTGCCGAACGGCTGGCCGGCCACGCTCACCGGCACGTTGAAGTTGCCGGCCGCGGTGGTGGCGGTGTGGGTGCCGTGCCCGTCGGCGTCGCGCGCCGAGATGAACTCGTACGGGAAGGCGGTCTTGATGTCGCCGATGCTCGCGGTGACGCCGGCGGTGTAGTACCGCGCGCCGATCACCTTCGTGGTGCAGTCGGAGGCGTCCCACTGCTCACCGGTCTGGCAGGTGCCGGCGAACTGGCGCACCGGCTTCGGGTTGCGCAGCGGCGCCACCGACGGGTTCTCCGGCCACAGGCCCGAGTCCAGGTCGGCGACGACCACACCGGCGCCGGCATCCCGCTGCGGGCCGCCGAGCTGGTCCCAGATCCCACCCTTCTTGGTGAGCCCGAGGAACTCCGGCGTCCGGGTCGTGTCGAGGGTCCGCTTCTCGTCCTTGATCACGGCCTTCACGCCCGGGGTGCGGGCCAGCTTGGCCGCGTCCACCGTGCTCATGCTGGCCGCGAAGCCGTTGAAGGTCACTGAGTAGCGGTGGAACGCACGCGCGGATGCGGCCCCCCGCAGCACGCCGTCCTGGCGCTGCGCGAGGTAGCCGCGGTAGCGGGCGACGGTCGGGGCGGCGGCGTCGATCTTGCTGCCGGCGGTCGGCCTCGTGCCCGCGTACCCGGCGACCCCGCCGGTGTAGGTCGCGGCGGGCGCGTCGGTGAGCTGTACCAGGTAGTTGGCGGTGCCCTGGGCCGGTGCGGCCGCGGCGGTCGGCGCGGTCGCGATCGTCGTCGCCAAACCGGCGACCAGCGCGAACGCGCCCAAGCCGGCGGCTGCTCGGCGCCGGCGGGTGGGAGAGGGAGTCAACGGTCGTCCTTCCGTACGGGACCGGTGACCGCACGCCCGGCCGGCAGGTGGACCGGCAGGGCGTGGAGTCGGCCGCGGACCGGGTGGGCCGCGGCCGGCGGGTGCGGTGAGGCCGCACGGGCGCCGTGTCCGATTACTTAGCGGACTCTTTGCCGGCACGCCACCAGAACCAGGATCTCGGCGGCCGAACGGCCGTACTACTGCGGAGGGTTCACCCCATCGGCCGTACGGCCGTCACGCTCTGAGTCCTCTCGGTCCCCCCGCAGGACGGCCCGCAGCCGCGCCACCCGGTCGGCGGCGCCGCGCTCGGCGCCGTGGTCGGAGGGGGTGTAGTAGTCGCGGCCGGCGACCGCATCCGGCGCGTACTGCTGCTCGGCGACGCCACCGGGGAAGTCGTGCGCGTACCGGTAGCCCTTGCCGTGGTCGATCGCCTTCGCGCCGGCGTAGTGGGCGTCGCGCAGGTGGCCCGGCACCGCACCGGCCAGCCCGGCCTTGACGTCGGCCCGGGCCTTGCCGAGCGCGGCCACCACCGCGTTCGACTTCGGCGCCAGCGCGCAGTGGATCACCGCCTGGGACAGGATGATCCCGGCCTCCGGAAGGCCCACCAGCTGCGTCGCCTGTGCGGCCGCGACCGCCAGCGGCAGCGCGGTCGGGTCGGCCTCGCCGATGTCCTCGCTGGCCAGGATCATGATCCGGCGGGCGATGAACCGCGCGTCCTCCCCCGCCTCGATCATCCGGGCCAGGTAGTGCAGCGACGCGTCCACGTCCGAGCCGCGCATCGATTTGATGAACGCGCTGGTCACGTCGTAGTGCTGGTCGCCGTCGCGGTCGTAGCGGACCGCGGCCCGGTCCACCGCGGTCTCCAGCGTCGCCAGCGTGATCCGGTCCTCGCCCTTCGCCTGGGCCGCTCCGGCGCCGGCCTCCAGCGCGGTCAGCGCCCGGCGCGCGTCCCCGTCGGCGATCCGCAGCAGGTGGTCGGCGGCGTCCTGATCCAGCTGGAGCCGGCCGCCGAGGCCGCGCTCCTCGGCCAGCGCCCGCCGGACCAGGATCGTGATGTCC encodes the following:
- a CDS encoding replication-associated recombination protein A, producing the protein VEGAAPASVLLYGPPGTGKTTLATLVSTAIGRRFAALSAVSAGVKEVRAVIEAAKRDLGMSGRQTVLFIDEVHRFSKTQQDSLLGAVEDRVVTLVAATTENPFFSVVSPLLSRSLLLTLEPLTDEDITILVRRALAEERGLGGRLQLDQDAADHLLRIADGDARRALTALEAGAGAAQAKGEDRITLATLETAVDRAAVRYDRDGDQHYDVTSAFIKSMRGSDVDASLHYLARMIEAGEDARFIARRIMILASEDIGEADPTALPLAVAAAQATQLVGLPEAGIILSQAVIHCALAPKSNAVVAALGKARADVKAGLAGAVPGHLRDAHYAGAKAIDHGKGYRYAHDFPGGVAEQQYAPDAVAGRDYYTPSDHGAERGAADRVARLRAVLRGDREDSERDGRTADGVNPPQ
- a CDS encoding S8 family peptidase, which encodes MTPSPTRRRRAAAGLGAFALVAGLATTIATAPTAAAAPAQGTANYLVQLTDAPAATYTGGVAGYAGTRPTAGSKIDAAAPTVARYRGYLAQRQDGVLRGAASARAFHRYSVTFNGFAASMSTVDAAKLARTPGVKAVIKDEKRTLDTTRTPEFLGLTKKGGIWDQLGGPQRDAGAGVVVADLDSGLWPENPSVAPLRNPKPVRQFAGTCQTGEQWDASDCTTKVIGARYYTAGVTASIGDIKTAFPYEFISARDADGHGTHTATTAAGNFNVPVSVAGQPFGNASGMAPNARLSIYKICWGRGEPEAGCFTSDSVQAIEDATTDGADVINFSISGSLTSSVDAVELAFFGAAQAGVFVSTSAGNDGPGASTVAHNTPWEMSVAAGTLDRANTKSVTLGNGQTFTGVGLGPAVPSSPIALSSTVGAAGQDPDDVRLCFLNSLDPAKVTGKIIVCDRGVNDRVEKSAEVKRAGGVGMVLANTAPNSLNADIHVVPTVHVDEVAGAAIKAYVSGTASPTAALSAGVAQLGVKAPQVASFSSRGPALAADGDLLKPDILAPGVDVIAGFSPANNGRDYDFLSGTSMSSPHIAGLGALLIQKHPRWSPMMIKSALLTTASVKDNKGAPISNDSGEVATAFDYGSGQVNVNGAADPGLVYDSNSTDWVRWLCGSGQLAATSSACSLLGSTDPSDLNQPNIAIGALAG